In one window of Clupea harengus chromosome 4, Ch_v2.0.2, whole genome shotgun sequence DNA:
- the LOC116220166 gene encoding trichohyalin-like, translating to MKYFVFQLSLEKTEWQVLAEADQIAQQEKLREIQRQRDTEIYIERMREMERVSDIERQQVRMREWERMRDIERKRERELVEELTRKEMKQEENVMKDMKERLYDRQRTLEKQLEEQIRKMDRENETRDKEMRLKVMEEKCARAREMEQKRQKERVRESESKRQREGEAKILEMERKLEKTRVVTQRREEGLLGQIEHEQETKMEAPRHIETTMRKERLRHLDIQRELEQVKEECQDMGSEVRRERDRESTLREHIEISERRLDTERRELEKQQEMKKQLKKMEQKFEMERKRHDERWRETEDKTRELERMLETERKVAQRRDQELLKLREELEKEKQEKLMKMERQREIEREEKRTTVREKEHEKKLKPRGRNAARKTDEDERLTEVTKQDTKEVKNLWNEGMNCAEEIKLKVVKGKREGLQEGQQIMDEELFIKKERMSARKNKMEGEGEREMEGQQMERCGQLDEEINRNFEKEREMEQKKSEERCSELRKSRQKKRKEKAQELEKQRKQEEEDAVQEDKKKCKKKTLCVKGDTETQKLNEAKTNTATQENGWKDKSDEDKDGKWTKEPMGGQTHLRNMDIQEENERQKEQEKKSADILKENEQREKAYQEEQRQQQQQREAQEKERQKELERQRETEKEKEIDKQREIQKQTHVEKQDQEQPKMEAKAQIQTNDKPMEVTGQRSECQNITNKQAINYPAKVKGRRMLCQPMVQATGNQKPKPRRVKSHIQTKTKQTPDPAETLPVTELTSTATDYPQTTCQAVEQSDSDEQPRRDNTAIMPSEKEDEPQVNTAGQVAQSSRNPSQAQSLASDGSDGEEMNGGEEQAENTSLRSADEMAQEEIPADAESIETGQSGWVQKERSVRRKVFGWVNEKAKNYYQKKIDRTHVREEEEGHIFYLPCKISDMFMSFHSCIPD from the coding sequence atgaaatattttgtatttcagTTGAGTTTGGAGAAAACCGAATGGCAGGTCTTGGCAGAGGCTGACCAAATTGCTCAACaggagaaactgagagagattCAGAGACAGCGAGACACTGAAATATATatagaaagaatgagagagatggagagagtctCGGACATTGAGAGACAGCAGGTGAGaatgagggagtgggagagaatgagagacatagagaggaaaagagagagagagctggtggaAGAATTGACCAGGAAAGAGATGAAACAAGAGGAAAATGTGATGAAAGACATGAAAGAAAGGCTGtatgacagacagagaacactgGAGAAACAACTAGAGGAACAAATAAGaaaaatggacagagagaacgagacaagagacaaggagatgCGGCTTAAAGTCATGGAGGAAAAGTGTGCTAGGGCGAGAGAAATGGAGcaaaagagacaaaaggaaaGAGTAAGAGAGTCTGAAAGTAAACGCCAACGGGAGGGGGAGGCAAAGATACTGGAGATGGAACGTAAACTAGAGAAAACGAGAGTGGTGActcagagaagggaagagggatTGTTGGGACAGATTGAACATGAGCAGGAAACTAAAATGGAGGCACCAAGACACATAGAAACAAcaatgagaaaagaaagactgaGGCACCTGGATATTCAGAGAGAGCTGGAGCAAGTGAAGGAGGAATGTCAAGACATGGGATCAGAggtacggagagagagagacagagagagcactctGAGGGAACACATAGAGATATCAGAGCGAAGGCTGGACACTGAGCGAAGAGAACTGGAGAAACAGCAAGAAATGAAGAAGCAGCTTAAAAAAATGGAGCAAAAATTTGAGATGGAGCGGAAGAGACATGACGAAAGATGGAGGGAAACTGAGGACAAGacgagagagctggagagaatgctagaaacagaaagaaaggtgGCTCAGCGACGAGACCAGGAGTTGTTGAAGCTGAGAGAAGAgctggaaaaagaaaaacaggaaaaattGATGAaaatggaaagacagagagagattgagagggaagaaaaaagaacaactgtgagagagaaagaacacgaGAAAAAACTCAAACCAAGAGGAAGAAATGCAGCAAGAAAAACAGATGAAGATGAAAGATTGACAGAGGTGACTAAACAGGACACAAAAGAGGTAAAGAACCTCTGGAATGAGGGAATGAACTGTGCGGAAGAAATTAAGCTAAAAGTggtgaaagggaagagagaaggttTACAAGAGGGACAGCAAATTATGGATGAAGAACTATTCAtcaagaaggaaagaatgagtGCAAGGAAAAACAAGatggaaggggagggagaaagagaaatggaagggCAGCAGATGGAGAGATGTGGACAACTGGATGAAGAAATCAATAGAAattttgaaaaagagagagagatggagcaaaaGAAAAGTGAAGAAAGGTGCAGTGAGCTTAGAAAAAGTCGTCAGAAGAAGCGCAAGGAAAAGGCCCAAGAACTGGAAAAGCAGAGAAAGCAAGAGGAAGAAGATGCAGTACAGGAAGACAAGAAAAAGTgtaagaaaaagacactgtgcgtcaaaggagacacagagacacaaaaactGAATGAGGCCAAGACAAATACTGCTACACAAGAAAATGGCTGGAAAGACAAATCGGATGAAGACAAGGATGGAAAGTGGACAAAGGAGCCAATGGGGGGACAGACTCACCTGAGAAATATGGATATACAGGAAGAGAATGAAAGgcagaaagagcaagagaagaaGTCGGCAGATATATTAAAGGAGAacgaacagagagaaaaagcctACCAGGAAGAGCaaagacaacaacagcaacagagagaggcacaagagaaagaaaggcaaaaaGAGCTTGAAAGACAAagggagactgagaaagagaaggagattgacaagcagagagagatacaaaaacAGACTCATGTGGAAAAACAGGACCAGGAGCAACCAAAGATGGAAGCAAAGGCTCAAATCCAGACCAATGATAAACCTATGGAGGTTACTGGGCAGAGATCGGAATGCCAaaacataacaaacaaacaagcaatcaATTATCCTGCAAAGGTTAAAGGTCGCAGAATGCTGTGCCAGCCTATGGTTCAGGCTACTGGAAATCAAAAGCCAAAACCCCGCCGTGTGaagtcacacatacagaccaagACCAAACAAACACCTGACCCAGCGGAGACTCTGCCTGTTACTGAGTTAACATCCACTGCCACTGATTACCCACAAACCACCTGTCAGGCAGTAGAGCAGAGTGACTCTGATGAGCAACCGAGAAGAGACAACACGGCCATCATGCCATCTGAGAAGGAGGATGAACCCCAGGTGAACACAGCAGGGCAAGTAGCCCAGAGCAGCAGGAATCCCTCTCAGGCCCAGAGTCTCGCATCAGATGGGAGCGATGGGGAGGAGATgaatggaggagaagaacaggcTGAAAACACTTCACTGCGCTCTGCTGATGAGATGGCACAGGAGGAGATTCCAGCTGACGCAGAGAGCATTGAGACAGGGCAGAGCGGTTGGGtacagaaggagaggagtgtgaggaggaAAGTCTTTGGATGGGTTAATGAAAAAGCAAAAAACTACTATCAGAAAAAAATTGACAGGACACatgtgagagaagaggaggagggacacATCTTTTACCTGCCATGTAAGATATCTGACATGTTCATGTCGTTTCACTCATGCATCCCTGATTAA